One Salminus brasiliensis chromosome 5, fSalBra1.hap2, whole genome shotgun sequence DNA segment encodes these proteins:
- the tlcd4a gene encoding TLC domain-containing protein 4-B, translating to MDPFTQLILLIAVVSFCTFQWLFHTVSPWVSSRISPGFLKLSHKQQIEWNSRTVSTLHAIVVGLFCLYILFFDEAVNQDPVWGDPTLVKINVGITTGYLISDLLLIFYYWRAIGDKFFVIHHLAALYAYYYVLGQGMLPYFANFRLLAEFSTPCVNQRWFFEVLGYPKTSRPNLANGVLMAAVFFMVRIAVMPVYYSRMCSVYGTEAFYRVSFGGRSAWIFSSICLDIMNVMWMHKIARGCYKVLRSSRQLKAQTQENGKTD from the exons ATGGACCCCTTCACCCAGCTGATCTTGCTCATCGCTGTGGTGAGTTTTTGCACCTTCCAGTGGCTCTTTCACACCGTGAGTCCCTGGGTGTCGTCCAGGATCAGCCCTGGCTTCCTGAAACTCAGCCACAAACAGCAGATTGAGTGGAACTCCAG AACGGTGTCCACACTCCATGCGATAGTGGTTGGGCTCTTCTGCCTCTACATCCTCTTCTTCGATGAGGCTGTCAATCAGGACCCTGTGTG GGGAGATCCTACGCTGGTGAAGATAAACGTGGGAATAACAACAGGCTACCTCATATCTG atCTGCTGCTCATATTTTACTATTGGAGGGCGATAGGGGACAAGTTTTTTGTAATTCATCACCTGGCAGCGTTGTATGCTTACTACTATGTACTG GGCCAAGGAATGTTGCCTTATTTTGCTAACTTCCGTCTACTTGCAGAGTTTTCCACCCCATGTGTGAACCAGCG CTGGTTCTTTGAAGTGTTAGGTTACCCCAAAACCTCCAGGCCCAACCTCGCCAACGGGGTGCTGATGGCGGCTGTGTTTTTCATGGTGCGGATTGCGGTCATGCCTGTTTACTACAGCCGTATGTGCTCCGTCTATGGCACGGAGGCCTTCTACCGGGTCTCCTTCGGCGGCCGCAGTGCCTGGATCTTCTCCAGCATCTGCTTGGACATCATGAACGTCATGTGGATGCACAAAATCGCTCGCGGCTGCTACAAGGTCTTGCGCTCCAGCCGACAGCTCAAAGCTCAGACTCAGGAGAACGGAAAAACTGACTAA